The window TTGCTAATCAAGGCTATTTTTTGATTCTTGATGATCAAAAAGAAAGTGTTTTGGTGAACCCCATCAAGTAATTTGAGGTTATTTATCTATCCATTGGGTTATTTCTGCAAATTTTGTGATCTGgtgaaaattttctttcttggGTATTTTCCTGGAAAATATTTAACCCAAATTTTGGAGATATCTGTTATTTTTTATAGGGAAATTTGGTGGGGGTATTGAGGAATCTTGAATAATTGGTGAATTTGTGGTTAAAAGTTAAAGACTTGACTGTTGTTTAAGTGATCaaagatttgatttttatgatttttcttggGAAAATTTGGACTTTTTGTAAGGTGGGGGTATTTGGGATTCTTGAATAATTGGAGAATTTGTGACATTTCCAATTAACAAAAAAGGTTAAAAGTTAAAGACTTGATTTTTATGGTGTTAAATGATCAAAGAAttgatttttaagatttttctTGGGAAAATTTGGAGTTTTTGTAAGGTGGGGTATTTGGGATTCTTGAATAATTGGAAAATTTGTTACATTTCCAATTaacaaaaaaagttaaaagttaaagACTTGATTTTTATGGTGTTAAGTGATTAAAGATTTGTTTTATGGTTTCTTCCAGCTCAGGTATTTGACAAGGTCCTTTCCCCTTTAATTTTTATAGATATTGGTCACCATCAAGAATAGTACATATCatattttgtgttatggaaaaaaaattgtttgattgGTTGATTCATTGATTAATCAAGTCAGAAAACATATTGGTTTGAGAGGATCTTCATTGGATTTGTTAAGACAAATTGACTTTGAAACTATGTGTAAGGAAAGTTTAGTTGTGGGATTGTTATTAGTTTGTTAGAAAGGAAGGAATTTCTGTCAATATTATGCCAGAAAGATATCCGAAAACTATGAGATTTTTGAGCCTTGTGGGGAATTCATTTGGTTGTTCTGCATCCGGTGAGCGATTAGTTTCTGCTGCTAGAGATGGAGATATTCAGGAAGCGAAAGCTTTACTGGATTATAATCCGCGTTTAGTGAGGTATTCGACATTTGGTGTTCGAAATTCACCTCTACATTACTCTGCTGCCCAAGGACATCATGAGGTAACCTTAGAGTTTGTTGTTTATTTGCAATGGATatcatgaattttgtttgaacttGATAGTGACATACAATCAAGCCTCTCTATAACAACTATGTTTTCTGTGGGACCgatatttcatgttatgttatattgtatgttctctataacaacagTTCGCTATAGAAGTTAAAAATTATCGGAACAAACGATGCTATTAGATAGAGGTTTGACTATAGTTTAAGTCAGCACGTAGTAAATTTTGTGTGCAATCAGTCATTTTAGTTTTTATTGTCCTATCAGATTGTTACTCTCCTGCTTGAGTCTGGAGTTGACATCAATCTCAGAAACTACCGGGGTCAGGTAGATCTTTTGTTCTCTCTCTCTAATACGGTTCCATATcgtatactccctccgtctcaatttatgtgaaggtgtttgactgggcacgaaatttaagagaaaaatgaagactttttaaaatttgtggtctaaaataagccataaatttttttgtggctgtaaatcatttcactgagggtaaaatgggaagtttGAAGTTAAGTTGTTACTAAATATGGAAAgacgtcacataaattgggacagagaaaGTACTTAATTCTTGTTGATTGATTGAAACTAGTATTTTGTCTTATGGTTAACAGACGGCTTTGATGCAAGCATGCCAATATGGTCACTGGGAAGTTGTTCAGACGCTCATTCTTTTCAAAGCCAATGTAAGACAGTTTATTATTGCTGTATAATCGCTTTGTTTATCTAGAAGTATTTAAAGTGTTCTTTCCTTATGAAATTTAGTGGGACTGTGTCAAGATTGATCACAAGCTTAcagttgtattatattttagATTCATAGGGCTGATTATCTTAATGGAGGTACAGCACTTCATTTAGCTGCTCTGAACGGACATTCTCGATGTATACGGCTTCTCCTTGCTGATTATATACCAAGCATCCCTAATTTCTGTAATGTCATGAGAAAGAGATCGAGAAACGAAGCCTCTATCCAAGAATTTGACGACTTGTAAAATCTCTTTTTCAAGCTAtgcatttgatttttcttgatctCATACTTCTATCCAGTGGTATGAACGTGAAGTTCTTTGTGTGCTTGATCTAGTGCACTGCATGAGGTGATCAATAGAGCTGCTGATGGTGGAATTACCGCCCTTCATATGGCAGCGCTTAATGGCCATGTTGAAAGCTTGCAGCTACTCTTGGACTTGGGGGCTTCGGTCACCAAGGTTACCGTGGAAGATGGGACTACAATTGATTTGATAGGTGAGAAAACTTTCCAAGTTGTGCCTAGCTCTTGTCTCATATTGATCTCTTGAACACTCtaccccccacaaaaaaaaaaaaaaaaaaatcatcagaaGAAGTAAAAATGATTGTTGTGGCTGAGGTGCGTGCAAGCTAGCCTGGAGACCACAGTTATAAAAGGAGGAGGATAATTGCTAAACTGTTTCTTATTATGTGTTCCATCAATTCGTAAATGCCTATCTTCCATCTTTCTCATATCATGTTGAGACTTATTACTCCCTccagtcccaatttatgtgatggtgtttgactgagcatggagtttaagaatgaaaggaagacttttgaaacttgtggtctaaaataagtcatagatatttgtgtggctataaatcatctcattaagggtaaaatgagtagtttaaagttgaattgttaCTGAATATAGAAaggtatcattctttttttgggctgactaaaaaggaaagggtgtCACATAGAtcgggacagagggagtataccATATTGATCTCTTGAATAAGGATAGTTGTTAAACTGCTTCTTATTATGTGTTCCTTCAATTCTTAAATGCCAATCTGCCATCTTTCTCATTTCATGTTGTAACTTATTATATTAGTAATTCATACTGAGCGAAACGGTGAGATTGTCTGTTCGACTGATGTTATTAATGCGTTTTTTGTGGTTCTTTATGAGAAGATTGCCTTAAAAGTCACACATTTACTGATCATGCAACAGATTTCAGTCTCCATTTTGGAAGATCTGAAATAAATATAACTTGTAATAGGCTATGTCAATTCTcgggttaaaaatgaaatattggAATTCTTGGGTGtgctttggaaaaaaaaaaaaagaagcataaTTAGAAATATACTACAACTATGCCTCAGTTAGGTCGACTGAATGAATCCACAGTGGTCTTGTTTCTCCATTTAGAGCAGAATTAGAGGTAACAATCATCATTACAGTTTTTTACTGGAAGGGTAAAACATGTTTCCATTTCCAAAAGCATATACAAACTCAGCCAGCTTGATAAAATATGTGAATATCCAGAACCGGATGTGTCAAGTCTTGGAGTTTTGATGATGTGGATCAATTCCCTTCTGGGCATTTCCTTGCAAATTTTGTGCTAATCATTTGGCGCTTTAGCTATTGTAATTCATGCGTAATGTACTTTGTAGTTGAGGAAGATAATGTCTACTGTaattgagagagagagacacCTTAGCTCATTTGGTACATGTGTTACGCGATATCTTTCAAACCGAAGTACTAAAAGACATAGATATGAGATAACATGAATTTGTTGCATCCAAGAGCGTgccctagtggtcaatgaaagTGGCTGCAAATCTTGGAGACCAGGGTTCAAATCCCCAGAGTCAAAAAACACTAGGTGTTTCTTCCCATCTGTCTAAGCCTTGGTGGGCAGAGTTTTCTGGTATttgtgctggtgggaggtagtaGGTATCCGGTGAAATAGCCGAGGTGAGCACAAGTTGGCCCAGACACCaccgttatatatatataaagagataaCAGAATCTGCACCCATTTTGTCTTGGTATTAACAatgatttcatgaactttatgtGTGCATCTACAATGTCAAGTTGTATTCCCTTTTTTCCCCGGATGCCTATCTGAGGTACTGCCGTTCAGGTTGTCTGAATAAGCGTCTGAAATGACTCAGACTTTCTCAACTCTTTTGTTATCTTCTGGATTTGTTCTACTTGTGTTACCTACTTTGTGATAATTTACTTGGACAAGATTCTActgattttcatttttctgtCTTCTTGGCTGGTATTGTGTACACTACACCCTATTCCTGTACATATCATGTCTTGTACTATGTAAAAAGAATCATATACTACACAACAGACTAGAAGCTATCATTTAGTTTAAGGTCGGACAATATCTCATCAATGCGActgtattatatatattttttaatgtaGGAGAAAAAAGTTTCCAAAAATAACAGTCATCATTTCAGATATGTGGTAGATTAGATTTCGGTTCCTCATCTGTTTACCATCAGTTCGAGAAGTCCTTGATATGTGGCGCCTACAATTTAGAGGCTTCTTGCTATGAATCAAGTAGCAGAATTCAATatcatcttttttatttctttctaaaAGGTAAATTTTTTACCTTGCAGGTGCAGGAAGTACACCACTTCATTATGCTGCATGTGGCGGGAATGCTCAGTGTTGTCAGGTAtgttcctcttcttttttccttttcttttcgaTTTTTCTGGTATAATTGGTGCTAATTCTGAAGTTGCATTTTCTATCCAACTTTCAGCTTTTAATCGCCAGAGGTGCCAGTCTCAATGCAGAAAATGCAAATGGGTATGATATCTTTACATGATTTAACACCTTCGAAATGATTTAATGCATTTCCAGATactactccttccgtcccatttatgtggcactttcgAATTTCGAGGGTCAAACGTGGTTTTCTTTGACTGCCATTTTTCATACGCCTTTTACATATTTTGAACTgtcaattattgtgacttatggTACTTTTTGcgtagtttccaaatatatgtagatttaattaaaaaaacttaaagattccaTGTTCGAATTTACAGTCAAGATTTAAaagtttgactctcaaaattcgAACTGTGCCGCAGAAATTGGGACgggtggagaaataataataaattactTTTCTTCCATAACCGAAGGACACTATAGAAATATCTTACTTCAACTTTAGCGAGTCCATTACTGTCTTGCTACTATTCGACTCGTCATCAAGCAACTACTAGATTCCTATTGTATTTATGTTAATTTGAAGTTTGAGGTTTAGTGTCAGCCTGATTTGGTTATCTTTCACATGCTGTATAGTTTTGCAGAAATAGAATTTGGAATAGAGTAGAGTAAGACCATGTACcactcactttttttttttccatcccaTAATGTTATCACAACTGGATGAGATTTTTTACTGTTTGATGATATACAAGTAGTCAAGTAGATACAGCTTGTGGCTATGAATTCTCCAAAGTACtgaaattattattaaatgAACCTTTTCTACTATGACTGAAGGATACAATATAAATATCTTAGGCTAACCTTAACTGGACCATTTATGTGGATGCTGCTTTTGGACTTCTCATTAATCGGCTAAAAGATTCCTGTTGCATTTATGTTGTTTtggattttgaaaagttttactGGTATAGTGTCAGCTTGACTTGGTTATCCTTCGCATCCATTTAGTTTTGCAGAAACAGAATTTGGAATAGGCTAAACTGAGACACTGTAGAACATATCTTTATTAGGAGAGAGATGAACGGAAATGACGGTTTTAACTGAGTTCAATGGATATGGTTATGGTACcagaaaaaagaagataagaGGGCCATTAGCGAAATGGCGGGGTAAATCCTTAAGATGACTTGTAAGAAAATTAGGAACATGGAAAGGAgagaacataaataaataaataaatatatatataaagagtggTAAAGACCTGAACCTTGGTGAGTGTTAAAGATGATTCTCAACAAGTTTGGCAGAAGATAATGAGATCAAAGAGAAGTAGACATAGCTATTTTCATCAATTGCTTAACAGATCTCATGAGGATAACTTTACGAATCTTCATTGGTGATATATTGACACATTAGCTACACTTGTAGGATTAGGTTTATTAAAGTAAATGATGCCATGAAATATATCAGGGTTACAAAAGCATGTAGTACAGATGGTATCCTTATAGAGGTTTGAAAGCATATAGTTCAGACGATATCCTTATAGAGGTTTTCCACTTATTTGGCATTTCTTCACTCTTAAATATGACATTGAATAGCTTGGTTAGCTATACTATAACTCTCCAAGGCTAATGTATCTCAAAggcactttctttttctttttgtttcagaaaaaaagaaagtgccTTGGAGAGTTAGAGTAGTATAGAAAACCATGCTATTCCACGtcatatttaaaaattgaagaGATGACAAATAAGAATTTAAGGTTAGGCTGCAGTAAAATCTTGATCACCATGCAGACGCTAACATGTTGATGAAGACCTCTTCCTAAAAATTGATACAAACTAATAAAGCCATTGAAATGTTCCTCCACTTCAGTCGAGATGTCTTCTCTTCCagaatagagagagagaaaaaggaaaagactGTATTCTTGATGGAGAGCTTATGAAATGCaatcttgtttttgttttccgAGAAGGTAAGAAAGAGATCACATTTAAATCTTGTTTAAAGTAATAAATATGGTTTATTCAAATATAGGAACTCTGCTAGTAGTCTCTCATGCCTTAGATAAGTTTCCTAACTTGCATATTTTCTTTTACATGCTTTAAGGTGGACCCCGTTGATGGTTGCTCAATCATGGCATAGAGAAGGGCTGGAGGAGATTTTAAGTGCTCGTCCAGAAAGGCAACCACGTCCTCTTCCTTCACCATTCTTATGCCTCCCTCTTATGAGTATAGTGAAGATTGCTAGGTGAGTCGGCTTCAGCAATATTCGTTGCACTCGCTGATGTACATTCATCAATTTGTCATGATAATGAGGCATttcatcttattttatgttctcTGTTATTTCTTTGTCTGTCAATTTGTGATTCAACACTGTTGCTGCAGTGCTACAGCGACAGCCTGGCATGCAACGGAATTAAatgctttaattttttccctgtTTGGACATAGAAATATGCTATTTGAATAAAAGGATTAATtgagaaaaagttgaaaaaggatatttggaagttgaaggtgtgtttggacatgcatttagCTTGAAAAAAGTAGAAGTTTTGTGAGTGGAAAAAATTTCACTTGAAAAACTGGTCAAAACcactttttcaaatttgaaactcatcttccaaaaaaaaaatcaaaaaatcagtctaatgtataaccaaacaccgttttgaattttttttcttggaaaaaaggaaaaaaattcatatccAAATGGGTCTTTCTCTCTCCGTTGATAAGTTAGATTTTTCATGTCGCTCATTATACATCTGGATAGCTCTTTATTACGACGCATTTCCAATTTCTGGCACAgatatgagataacattaatAATTGAGTCAACTTGTGTGATTTACCCTTGTGCGTGTACCAGTGTCTGATCTTCTTGATAAAATGGTGAAAGATCACTATTTGCAGTTTTCtgttttcttattatttttaatgGAATATCGTCTCTTTGAGTTCTCTGTTTGCAAGTTACGTACTGATAAGGCTCGGGGATGAGAATTCTGAAAATAACTTTTTGTCATTTCCTGCAGAGAATGTGGATGGAGAACAATTGATTCACCATCAACTTGTTTAGACCCTTGTGTTGTTTGTCTGGAAAGAAAGTGTACAGTTGCTGCAGAAGGTATGTCTTGCTGAAACTGCTCGAAAATATGTAGATCGTAAACATGAAATAGTTGATAATTTATTGAATCAAATCTCTTACTAGAAAGATTtatatagtactccctccgtcccaatttatgtgaaggtgttggactgggcacggagtttaagaaataaaggaagacttgtgaaatttgtggtccaaaataagctataagtatttgtgtggctataaatcatctcattaataAGTTCCATAAGTGACACTCCACGCTAATTGTCTCCACCTACCCCACTCTCATCCCGCCCTGCCCCCGTCCCCACACCCTCCAGCCCTAGACCCCCTTTACGCCCGACCCCACACTCCCCCACCCCAAACTTTCAtcccctccacccccacccaccccacctCCATCTCCATAGTGTTTGCCTAAATTAAATTCTCTTGGGACAATATTTTCTGTTTACTTACCAAATaccaaaaaataagttaaaacccacttattttctaacaaaacattttccttcataccaaacacctCCTTTATCTTATGGTTTTTTCTATCTATGGAAGCTTATGTAATGAAATAGCTTTTCTTGTTGTTAGCATTGTACCTAATGCTTGCCATGCTGTACAGGTTGTTTTCACGAGTTCTGCACGCGCTGTGCATTGTACCTTTGCTCCACAAGTAGCACCTCAACCGTGGCCCACGGCCCTCCAGGCTCGATTCCTTGCCCTTTATGCCGACATGGCATCGTTTCATTCGTTAAGCTCGCAGACACAACGCCGATCATCAAAGAAGCAGCTCGGACAAGTCTATCTTTACCATTTTGTTCATGTACAGCCGACGGACAAGAACCAACTGCCTTAGAAATGCCTTTTTGCAAGCCTGATTTATATTGCTCGGGCCGACTCTCCTCCCCGCTTGGCTCTTCCTTCCGCTCATTAAGCTGCCAAAAGTTCCCGGCGTTGAAATTCAGCCCAGGCCTTTGTATGGGAAGCCCGGACACAAGCCCATCTTTAGCTCCAAGAACCGGTGAACGTGAACATCTGACTCGATGTTCACGATCGAGCTTTAGGCGATCAACATCGAACGTCGAAGCTAGAAGATGGTTGTGTTCCTTCAGCCAATCTGTAGAAACTGGAATCTGAACTATTTGTTTCAACCTTAAATTTGCAGATAAATCCCACAGGTTTTcaatctttcttttgttctttccttctttttttggttcgAAAGACCTATTGTTTGTATACCACTTGAGTCTTGTCCACTAAATGTAATTGAAATATTTCATCTATATGAAGTTTGGCTtgtaaataataagtaacaatatgttatataagtgaaaTGGAAAAGAATCCTGGGCTGGTATTTATTGAAGTTCTCTATTCTGTGCCTCTATCTGTCTAAcctatttatattttctttccatttcgTTTGAGTTTTTTAGCTCGTATTTATTCTGCTTTTATtgaatttttgttttgattaacaATGTTGTTTTCTAGATAAGTGTGTTTCATTAAGATGTGCGAGTTTTTTTTGTTCGTTTAATCATCTGGTACTCAGAATTCACTAGCTTGATTAATCTGGATTAGCGCCGTATAAAGCTCACTATGGGAAGGTTAGGTTTTAACGGGACTTTTGCACATATAGGCTGACCTGAGGTTACTATTTATATTTTGTCTCCGTTCAAGGAAGTCTTGCCAACATTGTCTTGGATCTATACACCTGGAAGAATGAAAATATTACGCTTGTTCAATTGGTCTCAAGTTTAGCCCGGGGAACGAACATATTTTTATCTTCATTCCATCTATCTTGTTAAATTGTTCACTGGCTTTGCCGGATAGGCAAATCTTGCATGGTTCACAAGTCCTATTAGGTAGGATTTGGTGCTCCATTCCACCTATCTTGTTGAATTATTCACAGGTTTGCCGGAAGGGGATTTGGGTGGTTGGTACTATCTCCATTCCAACTATCTtgatatttttcagtttttcttcCAGATGGGCAAATCTCTTCTTGTTCACAAATTTTGTAGGGTGGGGCATAAATTTGGTACTCTATGTTCATTGTACCTTTTTTGTTAAATCGTTCACAAATCTTTATTCTACATATCTTGTTAAACTGTTCAAAGGTCTTGCCGGATAGGTAAATACTGCCTATGTTCTGTGGTTAATCCGACGAGTTAATTCTCAATGCGATGCATCCTCATGGGACGGAGATTTGGCGAACTTAGTGCAATCCTATTAGAGATGGGGGTCCAGTTTCGTCGTTTCTAAATTATTATGCCAGACAATCCTGCCTGGGAGCCCCGTTTGCCTAACATCAAATAAGTTTTCATTATAAATGGATATAAAGAATTCACATCATAATAGTCTAGGGGCCGTCCCCAAACGCGtaacatagaaaaaaaaaaaaatcttattcaCAAGTTTTTTCAGATGGGGACAAAGTTCAAGTAGTGGCATAAAATGAAACATAGAGGTTTTACTCCCTGCCAAAGGGGCTCCATTCTACTGGAACCATTGAGCAAGTAAGAATTTATAGTACTTTGAGCATTGATGAAAAGTTGAAACCTGTCGTGTTAACTGGAATTTACCCACAAGAGGTGAAAATATTATAATGTGGACTTACATTATGGAAATCATTTCTTTCTTGAATAATAATTTCATTCTAATACCTCCCAAGGAAAATCTCACAACTAGAAAACTAGAAATTTTCGATGGGTGTTTCCGGAACCGGTTGGCATTTGTTGGAAATTCATCGGAAACATTATCGATGAGCCAAATTTAGATGGATTGTTGAAATTCCCGTCTTTTAGTCGTGTCTCCCATTAGGACCTCAAATTAGCATGTTAGAGTGTGAGAGCACTCACTTGGCTATTCactcttatttcttttttcgttTTTCACCTGATATCCAATATTTGCTTTGGCTATTCATTCTTGCGAACACTAAGAAAGTACTGGGGAGAggtgaggaggtgtgagaggctAGTGAGGCAGGACTGGAAGAGAGGTAGAGGAAGGCCGAAAAAGTATTAAGGAGAGGTGATCAGTCAGGATATGACTAGTCTTCAGCTTATcgaggacatgaccctagataggaaggtgtggaggtcgaggattagggtagaaggctattAGTAGGATTAGTaatacctttctttcttctttggtcCAGCATTATTCCATTCCTCGAAAGAAGTTTTTGCGAGATCCCTATCTaccaaaattttaactttccgTCATTTTCCTGTATTTTTTATTCTAGTATTTGCATATCTCTGATTCTTTTGCCATGCCTTTTTATACTGCTTTGGATTGTTTTGTTCTCATCCCTAGCACTATCTGATTGTTTCTTTTACTTCGTTGTCCTATTATCTTGCTGCTATTCTTTGTTTATTATTAGTGTTTCTTATTACTGCTGCTTTTTCATCTCTCCTTGAGCcggggtctatcggaaacagcttTCCTATCCATCACAAgatagggataaggtctgcgtacattctactctccccagaccccacatggtgagattatactgagtatgttgttgttgttgaacaATAAGAAAGACAAATATAAATTCCAGTCGATCGGAGCTCGTCTATTCTCTTAGTAGATGATCGATAATAGTTTTAATAGCGACATACTAAGTAATATCAATTGaattaacacataaaagaaagatTCAACTTAATTATTCACATTCTAATTTAAGctttttttattataatattggaccacaaatttcaagCTTGTCTACTCGATTGATACTCTTACTTTAAAGCGAAAATGACATAGGATACTTACTTAAGActttttattacaaaatatacagacagttttccttatttacaaaacataacgatattttaTGGAACATGActgattttcatatatttttcatttttttatgtttttttcagaaaatatttttttaacaatttttatattttttaaaaaattaattttttttttttaaaaaaaaaaaaattggctcaaaggcttaaaaaattacctcaaatttttgtgtatgaaagttgtatgaaaaatatatgaaatgtatatgtgtgaacgaaatttttaatataattttcatacacaaaattgtgcgcgaaaattttaagccttgaatattgtatgaaagttgttataatgttgttgtagttgtattaatttttcagaaacctaatatgaagtttatatacgaaaaatgtgaatgaaattctaagtcttgagcgagatatacacatttcataccattctcatacataaaattttgagcgtaatgtttaagacttgatcgagatatacacatttcatacgtttttcatacaaaaaatttgagcgaactttttaagtcttgagcaagatatacacatttcatacacaaaaatttgagcgattattttaagtcttgaatgttgtatcaaagttgtatacaatgttgtcgtagttgtattaattttacagaaatctaacatgaacattatacacgaaaatgtgagctgaattttaagccttgagcgagatacaaatttcataccgttttcatacacacacttttgagcggattttttaagctTTGAATGAAATatactcatttcatacatttttcataccgatttcatacactaaattttgagcgaactttttaagccttgagcgagatatacacatttcatatataattttttgagcgaaaaaaaatatttaaaaatatacatacatatatatatatatatatatatatatatatatatttttatttttttttcaaaaaaaaaaaatttaaaaaggatGTTTTGTATAGAgcttgtaatgttatgttttgtaaatagaaaactgtcgccacgtttcgtaaatatttctttttaatgtgtgtatatatatatgcgtactTTTTAAACTGTTTAACATAGTGAATCCGGGTCCGCAAAACATTTATTACACTAGTCCTACTTTACACAAGAGTAAGAAAAATGAAACATGTGAAGAAATGATTTGATACTTAATAAATGTGAAACAGGAAAAATATTGTACCGTCTAAAATATGCAGAATAGCTATATCTGGATTTGAAAATATCACTGTttcatttctctttttgttGCATGGTGATGGATAGTAGTACTATAATTttagaacccccccccccccaccgcTCTCCCCACGCAAACCAAAAAACGTAAAATGGAAATAAATTCAAGGTATCGTAACTCCAACAATTGTATTTAAACAAAAAGGTACCATTCCACCATAGGTAATGTCGGTTTTCCAATTCAAGTTAATATAAACTAATTAATAggggaatatttttttttttacaatattatttaATAGGTTTTGTTCGGAAATGACGAGTAATTGTTGTTTGTCATATTTTAATCTAATACTTATAgtttatagtaaaaaaaaaaaaaggcgtaATTTACTCCATTTTTTAGATTAGAGCATATTGGGACTTGTGAATACTGTCTGCGTAAAGATTAGTACTAGTACTATTTTTTTGGACAACGAAATTAAAGCCTTCAACAAAATAGGACCTGTAAATTTTAATACTAGCAGATTTAAAgtctatttttcttttggttcaAATAATTAGTCATTGCTTTTGTATGTTTTTCCTTCAGTTAACAATCTTAAGTTATATGCATCATTGCAATATCAATCTTATTGAATTACGAAATTCAAAGTTGGAAACAGAGAGTGCCAGTCAAAAACTGCATCAATCAGAACATTAATTTAACAACTCCAATTCCACTTCACTGTATTCATTGATAAGTTCTTGATACATAGGTAGCCTTAGCTAAAAATAGTAACAACATGAGAAAGAAGAATTAAcaagatatatataaaaaaaaaatagtaacaaCATGAGAAAGAAGAATTAACAAGA of the Lycium ferocissimum isolate CSIRO_LF1 unplaced genomic scaffold, AGI_CSIRO_Lferr_CH_V1 ctg105, whole genome shotgun sequence genome contains:
- the LOC132041518 gene encoding probable E3 ubiquitin-protein ligase XBOS32; this encodes MPERYPKTMRFLSLVGNSFGCSASGERLVSAARDGDIQEAKALLDYNPRLVRYSTFGVRNSPLHYSAAQGHHEIVTLLLESGVDINLRNYRGQTALMQACQYGHWEVVQTLILFKANIHRADYLNGGTALHLAALNGHSRCIRLLLADYIPSIPNFCNVMRKRSRNEASIQEFDDFALHEVINRAADGGITALHMAALNGHVESLQLLLDLGASVTKVTVEDGTTIDLIGAGSTPLHYAACGGNAQCCQLLIARGASLNAENANGWTPLMVAQSWHREGLEEILSARPERQPRPLPSPFLCLPLMSIVKIARECGWRTIDSPSTCLDPCVVCLERKCTVAAEGCFHEFCTRCALYLCSTSSTSTVAHGPPGSIPCPLCRHGIVSFVKLADTTPIIKEAARTSLSLPFCSCTADGQEPTALEMPFCKPDLYCSGRLSSPLGSSFRSLSCQKFPALKFSPGLCMGSPDTSPSLAPRTGEREHLTRCSRSSFRRSTSNVEARRWLCSFSQSVETGI